One genomic segment of Chitinophaga sancti includes these proteins:
- a CDS encoding putative LPS assembly protein LptD — protein MRQIYLVFGGILIAFPVIFTSLASPRSNLTVSSIVFADTVPKGTDTTIPAIKTPEQAKTDTQPPTRIDTIGSSTDSTGTDSLHGPKLSRDSLDAPVAYKAKDSIILVIPDKKFYMYGTANTKYKTMEITSERMTYMQSTGIMEATTALDTAGKPFGRPHFKDGGQEFDSDTLRFAMETKKAKIYNTKSQYGEGYVHSEQTKRMPDNSIFGFKNGYTTCNLDTPHFQFRAKKIKVIPDKLVISGPANLEIEGIPTPLFIPFAIFPITQGQRSGILVPGYVVNAQKGMGLENGGYYLGLGEHFDLTMRGDIYSYGSWSLTASPTYRKRYHYNGGMTLSFANTRFGDPSVKSEFSRSRDFRVTWNHSMDSKARPGVNFGANVNFGTSSYNTYNVTDYATRVNNNIGSSISFSKTWQGKPYNFTSSLTHSQNLSTRDVSISFPNATFSMNTQYPFQPKELVGKSKWYHKLGIGYTATLANSVTFKDSVFGKSKMFDALQSGMKQNIPISFTIPVLKNFTLSPGVSYAEYWYTKKTERRWNPNKRVSIDSLGGLDTIYTQGFFAARQASASLSLSTAVYGMYVFPKGSKVKAIRHVMRPTLSISAQPDLASNAYYNQYYNRDSDAVRASYFTSSSVGVPTEGRAGSISFGLDNNLEMKVFSKKDTSSNHEKKIKLLDGFGFNGSYNLLADSFKLSTFSLYARTNLFDKINITASGNIDPYVYNSRGKKIDKYVWNQGKFSPGRLSNATIALSTSLTSPDKKAKAKQDQLNSIENAESTDAAFQAQQRQLATVKKNPGEYVDFDIPWKLDLSYSLTYSNTIQADSGGVVKTFYQYLTFSGDFSLTPKWKVGVNSGYDFINHALGYTNMYISRDLHCWQMSINLIPIGTYRQFSITISPKAGILRDLRINRSRTFYDL, from the coding sequence TTGAGACAGATATACCTGGTATTTGGAGGAATATTAATTGCGTTTCCTGTAATTTTTACCAGTTTGGCCTCGCCGAGGTCCAACCTCACTGTGTCTTCAATTGTTTTCGCAGATACCGTGCCGAAAGGGACGGATACGACTATTCCTGCTATAAAAACGCCGGAACAAGCAAAAACTGATACACAGCCTCCAACCCGTATTGATACTATTGGATCTTCAACCGATTCCACAGGAACAGATAGCCTTCATGGTCCCAAGCTCTCCAGGGATAGCCTGGATGCGCCTGTCGCTTACAAAGCGAAGGACTCTATTATCCTGGTAATTCCAGACAAAAAGTTTTATATGTATGGCACTGCCAATACAAAATATAAAACGATGGAGATTACATCTGAACGAATGACCTACATGCAATCTACTGGTATTATGGAAGCCACTACCGCGCTGGATACAGCTGGTAAGCCTTTCGGTCGTCCGCATTTCAAAGACGGTGGACAGGAATTTGATTCCGATACCCTGCGTTTTGCAATGGAAACGAAGAAAGCAAAGATCTACAATACCAAATCCCAATACGGAGAAGGCTATGTGCATAGTGAGCAGACGAAGCGCATGCCTGACAATAGCATCTTTGGTTTCAAAAACGGGTATACTACCTGTAACCTGGATACCCCACACTTCCAGTTCAGGGCCAAAAAGATCAAGGTAATTCCTGACAAACTGGTAATATCCGGTCCGGCAAACCTGGAGATTGAAGGTATTCCAACACCGTTATTCATTCCTTTTGCCATTTTTCCTATCACTCAGGGACAACGTTCCGGTATCCTGGTGCCAGGGTATGTGGTGAACGCCCAGAAGGGGATGGGTCTGGAAAATGGAGGATACTACTTAGGTCTGGGGGAGCATTTTGACCTTACTATGCGAGGAGATATCTACTCTTATGGTAGCTGGTCGCTTACCGCCAGTCCTACGTACCGAAAACGCTACCATTACAACGGTGGTATGACTCTGAGTTTTGCCAATACCCGTTTCGGTGATCCTTCGGTGAAATCTGAGTTTAGCCGCTCTCGTGACTTCAGGGTTACCTGGAACCACAGTATGGACAGTAAGGCCAGACCGGGTGTGAACTTCGGAGCGAACGTGAACTTTGGTACCTCCAGCTATAATACTTACAATGTAACGGATTATGCTACCCGTGTAAACAATAACATTGGTTCCTCTATCAGCTTTTCGAAGACCTGGCAGGGTAAACCTTACAACTTTACATCGAGTCTGACACACTCTCAGAACCTGAGTACCCGTGATGTGTCTATTTCCTTCCCGAATGCGACGTTTTCTATGAATACGCAGTATCCGTTTCAGCCAAAGGAACTGGTTGGGAAGTCTAAATGGTATCACAAACTCGGGATTGGTTACACCGCAACGCTGGCTAATAGCGTGACATTCAAGGACTCCGTATTTGGGAAGTCGAAGATGTTCGATGCGTTGCAGTCAGGGATGAAACAGAATATTCCTATCTCCTTTACGATCCCTGTGTTAAAAAACTTTACCCTGTCTCCCGGGGTCAGTTATGCTGAATATTGGTATACAAAGAAGACGGAGCGTAGGTGGAATCCAAACAAGCGTGTGAGTATAGACTCATTAGGTGGTTTGGATACAATATATACCCAGGGCTTCTTTGCTGCACGCCAGGCGAGTGCAAGTTTGTCCTTGTCAACAGCGGTATATGGAATGTATGTGTTCCCGAAGGGGTCTAAAGTGAAGGCTATCCGCCACGTGATGCGTCCAACACTGAGTATCAGTGCGCAACCTGATCTGGCTAGTAATGCTTATTATAACCAGTATTATAATAGAGACAGTGATGCGGTTCGTGCCTCCTATTTTACCAGTTCGTCTGTTGGGGTGCCTACGGAGGGGAGGGCGGGATCTATCTCGTTCGGGTTGGATAATAACCTGGAAATGAAGGTGTTCTCGAAGAAGGATACGTCGTCGAACCATGAGAAGAAGATCAAGCTGCTGGATGGTTTTGGTTTCAATGGTTCTTATAACCTGTTGGCAGACAGCTTCAAGCTGTCAACTTTCAGTTTGTACGCCCGTACAAACCTGTTTGATAAGATCAACATCACCGCCAGTGGTAATATTGATCCTTATGTATATAATAGCAGGGGGAAAAAAATTGACAAATATGTGTGGAATCAGGGTAAGTTCAGTCCGGGCCGATTGTCGAATGCCACGATTGCGCTGAGTACGTCCCTTACTTCGCCGGATAAGAAGGCGAAGGCCAAGCAGGATCAGCTGAATAGTATAGAAAATGCAGAAAGTACGGATGCGGCGTTCCAGGCACAGCAGCGACAGTTGGCGACGGTGAAGAAGAATCCGGGTGAGTATGTGGACTTTGATATTCCATGGAAGTTGGATCTGTCTTATAGTCTGACTTATAGTAATACGATCCAGGCGGATTCAGGAGGGGTGGTGAAGACATTCTACCAGTACCTGACGTTTAGTGGAGATTTTAGTCTGACACCGAAGTGGAAGGTGGGGGTAAATAGTGGTTATGACTTTATTAATCATGCGTTGGGGTATACAAATATGTATATCTCGAGGGATCTGCACTGTTGGCAGATGTCGATTAATTTGATTCCGATTGGTACTTATCGTCAGTTTAGTATTACAATCAGTCCGAAGGCGGGAATATTGAGAGATTTGAGGATTAACAGGTCGAGGACGTTCTATGATCTATAG
- a CDS encoding N-acetylmuramoyl-L-alanine amidase produces the protein MRWNRFWIFLSCATFFGSLFLYARNKPEPAGKKQNPPLRTIIIDPGHSATTPGAKGRFSTEEQVTLDVALKLGKLIEANMKDVRVVYTRKTPAALAGSLKADLNERANIANREKGDLFISIHCNSAGPTHKVTGYKTVYVKKGKKKVATKRPIYSTSPSTAEGTETYVWATGKNNAKTESLRESSVIMLDAESEGANSVMDMSDPETFILLNTLRNAYFDQSLRLSSLIEDQFTEVGRISRGARQRDEKGIWVLQATAMPSVLVELGFISNPQEEKYLNSDDGQQEMALCIFKAIKRYKDELNRYDGGHRSGSEQPATIQNNAATTKSKSVYKQSAGKEVVSNTPAPGKQSFDVQLLVTEKTYGRGATIFNGMHGTIRKYSYVKDSKKLNKYIWENFRTEAEAKAALQKAKQLGFRQAFVINKDGFIGSSKPTTPVQLAKTKSVSRPPGNKFNIQLLVTDKKYTRSAPIFSKLDGYIKKQPVSINNKTLNKYVWGTFASINEARSALSRAKKAGFWNAFIMDPEHNSLAQR, from the coding sequence ATGCGCTGGAACCGATTTTGGATTTTTTTAAGTTGTGCAACATTTTTTGGAAGTTTATTTCTTTACGCGAGGAACAAACCTGAACCAGCAGGCAAAAAACAAAATCCGCCCCTAAGGACTATCATTATTGATCCTGGGCATAGTGCCACTACCCCGGGAGCAAAAGGAAGGTTTTCCACGGAGGAACAGGTAACACTGGATGTAGCCCTTAAGTTGGGCAAGCTGATCGAAGCCAATATGAAAGATGTACGCGTGGTGTACACAAGGAAGACACCCGCCGCACTGGCAGGCTCTCTGAAGGCAGACCTGAATGAAAGAGCCAATATTGCCAATAGGGAAAAAGGAGACCTTTTTATCTCTATTCACTGTAATTCTGCCGGACCTACTCATAAAGTAACCGGCTATAAGACGGTATATGTGAAGAAAGGGAAAAAGAAAGTAGCCACCAAAAGGCCTATTTATTCAACCTCCCCCAGCACGGCAGAAGGTACTGAGACCTATGTATGGGCTACCGGGAAGAACAATGCAAAGACAGAATCCCTGCGTGAAAGCTCTGTAATCATGCTGGATGCGGAATCTGAAGGTGCTAATTCTGTCATGGATATGTCCGATCCGGAAACTTTTATCCTGCTGAACACCCTGCGCAATGCTTATTTTGACCAGAGCCTCCGCCTCTCTTCCCTGATCGAAGATCAGTTTACGGAAGTAGGCCGCATCAGCCGTGGCGCCCGTCAGCGTGACGAAAAAGGGATATGGGTACTGCAGGCAACCGCTATGCCAAGTGTACTGGTGGAACTGGGCTTTATCTCTAACCCACAGGAAGAAAAGTACCTGAACTCAGACGATGGCCAGCAGGAAATGGCACTCTGTATCTTTAAGGCGATCAAGCGCTACAAGGATGAACTGAACCGCTACGATGGCGGCCACCGCTCCGGCAGTGAACAGCCAGCTACCATTCAAAATAATGCCGCTACCACCAAAAGCAAGTCGGTTTATAAGCAATCCGCTGGTAAAGAGGTAGTAAGCAATACACCGGCCCCAGGCAAACAATCTTTTGATGTACAACTGCTGGTGACCGAAAAGACCTATGGCAGAGGTGCTACCATATTTAATGGTATGCACGGTACCATCAGGAAGTATTCGTATGTAAAAGACAGTAAGAAGTTAAATAAATACATCTGGGAAAATTTCCGGACCGAAGCTGAAGCCAAAGCTGCATTGCAAAAAGCAAAGCAGCTTGGCTTTCGCCAGGCCTTTGTAATTAACAAGGATGGCTTCATAGGTAGTTCAAAACCAACGACTCCCGTACAGCTGGCTAAAACAAAGTCGGTGAGCAGGCCACCAGGCAATAAATTTAATATACAACTCCTCGTTACAGATAAGAAGTATACCCGCTCGGCCCCGATCTTCAGCAAATTGGACGGTTATATTAAAAAACAACCCGTGTCTATTAATAATAAGACACTTAATAAATATGTATGGGGCACATTTGCCAGCATCAATGAAGCTAGGTCTGCGCTCTCCCGCGCCAAAAAAGCCGGCTTCTGGAACGCCTTTATTATGGACCCTGAGCATAACAGCCTCGCTCAACGTTAA